The stretch of DNA CAATATGGTTTATTAGGTCTTAAATCAGCCTGAAATCTCAAACCTTTTATGAAACTCTCTGAATCATAATTTGTATTAAACATATATGAGAGCATAGAATAATGTAATAAGTCCTTTTTAAAAGTGTCATTTTCACTGATATTTCCATCATAGACACCCGTAATGTAGTAGTTAAATGTATAATTCGACATAATGTAAGCTTTTTGTGATAAATAACCTCTTATATTTGTAAAATTATATAGCCCTTCAAAATTTGCATCTTCTATGGGTTTCATCGTAGGATTAATGCGAGTTTTCTGCAAGTATTCGGATTTGCTTATTTCATATTCCATCATTTGCGTATTCGTTTCGTTTTGCGTTTCATTACAACTTTCATTTTGACTTTGACTTTGATTTTCCCCCACTATTGCTGGAATCGCCAACAATAATATTGTTAATACACAGGATAATGATATTAAATTCTTTAAATTCATAATTATACCCCCTAAACTATAATTTGTCCCCATATAATTATTGATTTACTAAATAATATATTAGTTGAGTTTTGAAACTTTTGAAAACATATATGTATTAAAAATTACAAAATTATAAATGAATATTATCTATTGAAAAATAAGTAAAAATAAAATAAATAAAAATAAGTAAAAATAAGTAAAAATAAGTAAAAATAAATAAAAATAAATAAAAATAAGTAAAAATAAAATAAATAAAATAAATAAAATAAATAAAATAAATAAAATAAATAAAATAAATAAAAATAAGTAAGTAATAGTAGAAAATAGTATTTAAATTACCATAAGGGGTGAATTATGGAAATTATAAAATATTTAGCAATGGCTTACGCCGGCGAATGTCAAGCAAGAAATAGATATACGTTTTATTCCAAAATCGCCATTGGCGAAGGCTACCAGCAAATAGGGGATTTATTTTTAAAAACTGCTGAACAAGAATTACAACATGCTAAGTGGATGTTTAAAATGATAAATGGGTTAAAAAAGCCAGATGAAACCTATTTAGAACTTAGCGAAGAAGTAGGAATACCTACAACATTTGGAACTACAGTTGAAAACTTAACTGCTTCAATACACGGGGAACATTTTGAAAACAGTGAGTTATACCCAAAAATTGCTAAAATTGCAGATGAAGAAGGTTACCCTGAAATTGCAGACAGAATGAGAGCAATTATTATTGCAGAAAAGCACCATGAAGAATTGTACAGAAAACTTTTAAACCTCATAAACAATGCACAAGTATTCAAAAGAGATGAAAAAACTGTTTGGGTGTGTAAAAAGTGTGGATACGTACACGAAGGCTTAACACCTCCTGAAGAATGTCCATCTTGTGACCACCCGTACGAATACTTCTCAAAACTTTGCGAAGACTTCTAATAAACATTATCTGTAATAAAATAAGAATATTTTAAAATAATAAAAAAATAATAAAAATAAAATAATAAAATGCTAAGTTAA from Methanococcus voltae encodes:
- the rbr gene encoding rubrerythrin, whose translation is MEIIKYLAMAYAGECQARNRYTFYSKIAIGEGYQQIGDLFLKTAEQELQHAKWMFKMINGLKKPDETYLELSEEVGIPTTFGTTVENLTASIHGEHFENSELYPKIAKIADEEGYPEIADRMRAIIIAEKHHEELYRKLLNLINNAQVFKRDEKTVWVCKKCGYVHEGLTPPEECPSCDHPYEYFSKLCEDF